One part of the Sphingobium yanoikuyae genome encodes these proteins:
- a CDS encoding TraU family protein, with amino-acid sequence MTRLASTLRAGAAALALTFLLPAAPAHASKCEAGTIFNPITKVRWNCIFPITIGGVRVGSFDKLDKALDAQSASKPLCACRKGATFWFGVKVSFWSPNRMVDVVTEPGCMMALGVDLLPTGGKLQGSQSSISDGTNTTKLFAQAHYYISPVWKMLDMFTDLPCIEDEGFDVAMITEVLPTWQSGTLGAIIQPEGILFGNPAAGLACMADSAAAAAGKTIDPLFWCMGSWGATYPIAGDIHMGDRVEAWAGLAARTTFMMGRLGLLTIHSEDGCSLKAQPIWTKSRYKLQIMEPVKGGKCVNIGRPGALWTSGKHAPGKDNAQFMLFEKAICCAGVSTP; translated from the coding sequence ATGACCCGCCTGGCATCGACATTGCGTGCAGGCGCTGCCGCGCTCGCGCTGACTTTCCTGCTTCCGGCAGCGCCGGCCCATGCCTCGAAGTGCGAGGCCGGCACGATCTTCAATCCGATCACCAAGGTCCGCTGGAACTGCATCTTCCCGATCACCATCGGCGGCGTGCGGGTCGGCAGCTTCGACAAGCTCGACAAGGCGCTCGACGCGCAATCGGCCTCCAAACCCTTATGCGCGTGTCGCAAGGGAGCGACCTTTTGGTTCGGGGTGAAGGTCAGCTTCTGGTCGCCCAACCGCATGGTCGACGTCGTGACCGAGCCGGGCTGCATGATGGCGCTGGGCGTCGATTTGCTGCCGACCGGCGGCAAGCTCCAGGGCAGCCAGTCGTCGATCTCGGACGGCACCAACACGACCAAATTGTTCGCGCAGGCGCATTACTACATCTCGCCGGTCTGGAAGATGCTCGACATGTTCACCGACCTGCCCTGCATCGAGGATGAAGGGTTCGACGTGGCGATGATCACCGAGGTGCTGCCGACCTGGCAGTCGGGCACATTGGGCGCGATCATCCAGCCCGAGGGCATCCTGTTCGGCAACCCCGCCGCCGGTCTCGCGTGCATGGCCGACAGCGCGGCGGCCGCCGCCGGCAAGACGATCGACCCGCTGTTCTGGTGCATGGGAAGCTGGGGCGCGACCTATCCAATCGCCGGCGACATCCACATGGGTGATCGGGTCGAGGCCTGGGCCGGCCTTGCCGCGCGCACCACCTTCATGATGGGGCGCCTGGGCTTGCTCACCATCCATTCCGAGGATGGCTGCTCGCTGAAAGCGCAGCCGATCTGGACCAAGAGCCGCTACAAGCTCCAGATCATGGAGCCCGTCAAGGGCGGCAAATGCGTCAATATCGGGCGTCCGGGCGCGCTGTGGACCAGCGGCAAACATGCCCCCGGCAAAGACAATGCCCAGTTCATGCTCTTCGAAAAAGCGATCTGCTGCGCGGGGGTCTCCACGCCATGA